The Candidatus Poribacteria bacterium genome includes the window GGTAGAGCGGCGTTTTTAGCTGGACGTATCCCGCGAAAACTTTACGCCACCGCCTCAAGTCCACAGGATGGAACGATTGAATAGGACAGAAGCTTACATATACAGAATTGGAGTCAATGTGTGAAAAAAATATCCCATTTTTTCTGGATATGCCTGATTATTTCTACACAATTCATAGGCAGCATCCTCTTATCCGATACGCAAAGTGCCTTTGCACAACTCCAAGGTGAATTCGGACAGAGTCTTCTCGAAAGAAAACCCGAAACCCCTGAAACCGATCCCGCAGCACTTACAATTGACACCTACTTCTCCAATACATTCAACAACCACATTGAATTCGGTTTGAGCGTAGACCCATACACCAGTGGCCTCGCCGGTGAGGAAGATTCGCAACTCGAAGGTATGATTAACCGTTTCGGTGTCAACCTGCTCGGGGATTTACCCGTAACTGATAAACTCAGGCTCAAATTGCAATACGCGCCACAAGTGGAAAACTACACCGGCGCTGATGGAAAACTCAACGAATTCGATGCGTTTAGCGATGTATTCTTAACTGAACTGAGTTTCCAACCCATTGCGAATTTACCACCTCTCGTCACGTCCCATCAACTGCAACGCTTCGTGCGAACTTCAAACGTCTATAATAACACCGAACGGCAATTCGGTCTCCGCTTTGGGCGCGTCTTGGAATATAATTTGCGGTTACACCGCTTTGACGATGAAGACTCGCGAAGAGAGGACTTCCTACTTGTCGGATCCACCAATCATAAAATGACTTCACGCTTGCAATTTTGGATTCTTAAACAGATCCTTGGTAAACTCGAATACGGGGTAGAACGTGGTAGCTACCAAACCAATCTGAACAATCTTATCTTAGGTATAACCGGACTTGACGACAATGAGCGTCGAAACGATTGGCGACATATCAGTTCCGCAAAACTGATACAGGTCGCAATGGATAGACTCGTGTTCCAAGAGGAGGTTAACCTATTTTTGAATCGTTCCAACGTCGATTTTTTTAACTTCGTTAGTACTGAAGTCGCAGCAAGTTCTTTTTACCGACTTGAGACGGGACGATGGATTCGGCTTCGATTTTCCAGACTCTGGGTGCAGTTTGAAGGTAGACAGATTCCGGACGAGATCGGGAATATACCGGAAGACGCGCCAAACCGTCGCGACACACAGATAGGTGCGAATGTGCAGTTGAATTGGGAATTTAATCCATATCTCACCCTCAACGCCGATTATCAGGTTACCCAGAACCGCACGAATGAGGTAGATCCATTGCTCGATTTCCTTAACTATACGCAGACCATCGCGACTGTCACACTCCGAGGTGAGTATTAAAGGAATTTGTTTCTTTCGTATCGCCAGTCCAGTCTGTTGTTACCGCTTTCCTTTAAATAACTTCAACTTCCCCTCAGATGCCTCCAAGGTATAACACGCCTCAATCGCCTCGGCGACAATTGGGTTGTCTGGCGTATCCCACAGCAATAGATAATCCACATTGTCAGCATAATCACAGAGGCCAATCCTTTCAGGCTCCCAGTGAACAACCTGCACCCACTCCTTCTCTTCCAATGGTGCCTCAAAATCGGCGTTGAACCGGATTGGAAAGTAGTCGAACTGTATTTCATAGTTGCCGAGGTTGATGCCTCCATTGTCAAGGCAGTAGTAATTAGCAGCGTTGACAAAGATACCCACGCGTTTAGAACTGCCCCTCGGATCAAAATGCAGCGGAAGGATAACCTTGTTCTTCCCAACCCGCTGGACAAAGGCGTTAAACTCGCGTATCTCGGCATTGAGATTCCTGAAGAGAATGCCAACATAGAAGATGTTAACGAGCGCGAGGAAGACAACTATGCCTGTGAATACGCGTCTCCATGGAAGATGTTCGAGAACACAGAACCATGCAAATATACCGAGAACTGCCAAAATAGCGAGCCTGTCATTAACCCAACCGCCCGGACCTATAGCGTTTGGCAAGATAAAATAGAGTCCAAAAAGCACACCAGCAAGATAGAGAAACGCCCGCTGTCCAAGGGAACTTTTTTCGGGGTCTTTCCTATTTTGCCAGATTGTCACAGCAGCAAGAAAAACCAAAAGGACGGAGACCGCAACGGAAATCCAATTCGGAGGTTCGGCGTAGGCAACAAGCACGTGCATACCGATAAGGTTATTGAACAGCTCTCCGATCCTTCCAAATCCAAATTCGGGCGGTTCTCCTGCAAGGAGATCAGAGGTAGGAAGGTAGACAAGGATAAGTATGGCTGCAGGTAGCAGAGAACATCCTGTCATCAAAATCCGTTTGAAGTCCCGCTTGAAATGGAACAGTGCCAGCAAGGCGATAGAGAACAGAATGAAAGCATACGAGATGAGGTGCGCAAAGTAGGTAATAACGATAAGCAGGTTGAGCAGAATAATCCGCGTCCTGTTTATCTCATCCTTGTGCTTCCACCAGTACCCGAGTGCGAGGAAAAAGAGCGGCACGCTGACAGCAAAATTGTAGAAACCCATCAGAAAGAGATAATTGTAGATAAAGGTGAAACTCAGTATTACGAGAGGATACCGTCCGCGCTGGACAGCCTCGAGAAAATAGTGGATTGCAAGCGGGAAGAAAATAACATAGAGACTCAGAAAAATCTTCTCAGCAACGAGAGGCGGAAATACGAACATTAACACCGCTAACGAAAAGTGGGAAAGCCAGTTCGGAAAAGGGTACCAGTTAATCTCGTAATAGTCGCGAAACTGATATTCTGCGTTGTTATACTCAGTCAAAATTTGCGAGTTATAAACATGGCTCACCCCATCTTGTGTTGGAAAATAGGGAAACAACCATATTGGCAGCAAATAGACGACAATGAGCGCACCAATCAGAAGCGAACCCTTTTTATGTAGAAGTGTGTGGAATCGGGAAAAGAGTGTCATTGCTTTCCTTTTATTCATTTTGGCGTAACGGGTAGGTTCCTAAAACTTACTGTTAAAAGATGCATCTTGAAATTTTTAGGACTTCAGGTATAATGCTACCATGTTTCCACATTTTGTGAATAGTATTTTTGCATAAAAAGTATATGAGTCGCATCGCACCTTAATAAAATCGGATTTTGGGAATCATTATTCTTTCGAGGTGCGGACTATTGGAGAAAATTTCATGAAGCGAGATGAAGTCAAACGTTTCGTTGAAGAGAACGGCATCGAGTTTTTTCTCTGCTCTTTTGTAGAGATGAGCGGTGCCCCGAAGGCAAAGGTTATTCCATCCACACACCTTGAAGATATGGCAGAAGAAGGCGCAGGTTTCGGTGGCTTCGCTGCAGGCGAGATAGGGCAATACCCCCACGATCCGGAGATGGCAAGTATTCCTGACTTTAACTCGCTGACAATTGTGCCGTGGCGGAAAAACATAGCGTGGGTCGCAGGAGACATGTTTGTCGAAGGCAACGCGTGGCACTACTGTCCGAGAACCATTCTACAACGGCAATTGGAAAAAGCGCGTGAAAAAGGTTACGTCTTCAATGTCGGCATAGAGGCAGAATTCATGCTGTTGAAACAGGATGAGACGGGTTCCTATACCCCATGGGACAAACTGGATACGTTGGATAAACCGTGCTACGATCTCAGGGCACTCCATCGCAATCTTGATACGATGACCACCCTGATTAAATACATGCAGGAATTGGAGTGGGAGCCCTACGCGAATGATCACGAAGACGGAACGTGTCAGTTCGAGGCAAACTGGACCTATTCGGACGCACTGACGACAGCAGATAGGCACACTTTCTTCAAGTGGATGGTCAAAACGCTTGCGGAGGAACGCGGGCTGCTGGCAACGTTTATGCCGAAACCGTTCACCAATTTGACGGGCAATGGGGCACACTTCCACATGAGCCTCTGGGATGAGGAGAACCAGACGAATTTGTTCCTGGATGAGGATGATAGAAATGGCTTGTCTCAACTTGCTTACTATTTTA containing:
- the glnT gene encoding type III glutamate--ammonia ligase translates to MKRDEVKRFVEENGIEFFLCSFVEMSGAPKAKVIPSTHLEDMAEEGAGFGGFAAGEIGQYPHDPEMASIPDFNSLTIVPWRKNIAWVAGDMFVEGNAWHYCPRTILQRQLEKAREKGYVFNVGIEAEFMLLKQDETGSYTPWDKLDTLDKPCYDLRALHRNLDTMTTLIKYMQELEWEPYANDHEDGTCQFEANWTYSDALTTADRHTFFKWMVKTLAEERGLLATFMPKPFTNLTGNGAHFHMSLWDEENQTNLFLDEDDRNGLSQLAYYFTGGILKHAKAVTGVTNPLVNSYKRLVRRPPRSGSSWAPVYVTYGANNRTQMIRIPAPGRIENRLGDGAANPYLAATVLLAAGLDGIENQIDPGAQNEDNLYEVPEDELQQRGIGSLPATLGDATDALAKDEVIKNALGMEYADYYIQVKREEWRDYHLSVSQWEIDNYLEVY